One region of Acidimicrobiia bacterium genomic DNA includes:
- a CDS encoding SigE family RNA polymerase sigma factor, whose amino-acid sequence MTAPPEPGGPSAFSGDPFPSPALASGGAPWPVAVPARDDVDLDGLAECVPDSASRARDAGSFAQVFDEHYVGLVRLALAHCGDRALAEDAVAEAYARVWPRFSRGTVADVDAYLRRAVLNEIRGRFRRRVVEAREEQRRRVDWRAGISDERNVDDRAQLLAAIRALPAKQRDVIVLRFYEDLSEEETARTLGIRIGTVKSRCSRALERLRHEVGSER is encoded by the coding sequence GTGACCGCGCCGCCCGAGCCCGGTGGGCCGTCCGCGTTCTCGGGTGACCCCTTCCCATCGCCCGCGCTCGCGTCCGGAGGCGCGCCGTGGCCGGTCGCCGTGCCGGCCCGGGACGACGTCGACCTCGACGGCCTTGCCGAGTGCGTTCCCGACAGCGCCTCGCGCGCACGCGACGCCGGATCGTTCGCGCAGGTCTTCGACGAGCACTACGTCGGACTCGTCCGGCTCGCGCTCGCTCATTGTGGCGACCGCGCGCTGGCCGAGGACGCCGTCGCAGAGGCGTACGCACGCGTCTGGCCCAGGTTCTCGCGCGGCACGGTCGCCGACGTCGATGCGTACCTGCGCCGGGCGGTCCTGAACGAGATCCGAGGCCGGTTCCGCCGCCGGGTCGTCGAGGCGCGCGAGGAGCAACGACGGCGTGTCGACTGGCGCGCTGGCATCTCGGACGAACGCAATGTGGACGATCGCGCGCAGCTCCTTGCCGCCATACGCGCGCTGCCGGCGAAGCAACGCGACGTCATCGTCCTGCGGTTCTACGAGGACCTCAGCGAGGAGGAGACCGCGCGGACGCTCGGCATACGGATCGGGACCGTGAAGTCACGTTGCTCGCGCGCACTCGAGCGACTGCGCCACGAGGTGGGTTCCGAGCGATGA
- a CDS encoding GNAT family N-acetyltransferase encodes MPRRRLGVVVLIPAGVREQVDALRRALGDDSLGSIPAHVTLVPPVNVREDDLVTGFALLRQVVVRTEPFTLVIGPATTFLPATPVCYLGVGGDVDALVALKDAVFRPPFERPVDWPFVPHVTLRDGASPERIEAAVAALADFRAAFLVDRVHVLQGEHGVWTPIADFSFGGVAVRGRGSLELEITESEALDPEARGFAERVWSRHDEARFGPGTRWERHPFALAARHGGRVVGVATGWTGLGVGYLSELVVADDARGHGIGSHLLASFESLAARRGCTRLALRTDAGSRAVGFYEQRGWRVEATFTEWLAGAEFVQMRRDLR; translated from the coding sequence GTGCCCCGCCGCAGACTCGGAGTCGTCGTGCTGATACCGGCCGGGGTGCGCGAGCAGGTCGACGCGCTCCGGCGCGCGCTCGGTGACGACTCGCTCGGGAGCATCCCCGCCCACGTCACGCTGGTCCCACCGGTCAACGTGCGCGAGGACGACCTCGTCACCGGGTTCGCGTTGCTCCGGCAGGTCGTCGTGCGGACGGAGCCGTTCACGCTCGTGATCGGTCCCGCGACGACCTTCCTCCCGGCCACGCCGGTGTGCTACCTCGGTGTCGGCGGCGACGTGGACGCGCTCGTCGCGTTGAAGGACGCGGTGTTCCGCCCACCGTTCGAGCGCCCCGTCGACTGGCCGTTCGTGCCCCACGTGACCTTGCGCGACGGCGCGTCACCGGAACGCATCGAGGCGGCGGTGGCCGCGCTCGCCGACTTCCGGGCGGCGTTCCTGGTCGACCGCGTGCACGTCCTCCAGGGTGAGCACGGCGTCTGGACGCCGATCGCGGACTTCTCCTTCGGTGGCGTCGCCGTGCGCGGGCGCGGCTCGCTCGAGCTCGAGATCACCGAGTCCGAGGCGCTCGACCCCGAGGCGCGCGGGTTCGCCGAGCGGGTTTGGTCGCGCCACGACGAGGCCCGCTTCGGGCCGGGGACGCGGTGGGAGCGTCACCCGTTCGCGCTCGCGGCGCGCCACGGCGGCCGCGTCGTTGGCGTCGCGACCGGCTGGACGGGTCTCGGCGTCGGATACCTGTCGGAGCTCGTCGTCGCGGACGACGCCCGCGGGCACGGCATCGGGTCGCACCTGCTCGCGTCGTTCGAGTCGCTCGCGGCGCGCCGCGGCTGTACCCGGCTCGCGCTGCGGACGGACGCCGGATCGCGGGCGGTCGGGTTCTACGAGCAGCGCGGCTGGCGGGTCGAGGCGACGTTCACCGAGTGGCTCGCAGGCGCCGAGTTCGTCCAGATGCGCCGCGACCTCCGCTGA